The Salegentibacter mishustinae genome includes a window with the following:
- a CDS encoding glycosyltransferase family 2 protein — MSTAVVILNWNGRNLLEQFLPSVIRFSEGANIYVADNASTDDSVVFVQENFPQVKIIQNKENGGFAKGYNDALSGLTEDIFVLLNSDVEVSKNWLEPILEIFKNQPKTAAVQPKILDYKRKNYFEYAGAAGGYIDKYGYPFCRGRIFETLEVDHGQYNNDVPIFWASGACMVIRKNVYWEAGALDEDFFAHQEEIDLCWRIHNLGYQIKSCGISTVYHVGGATLDSMNPRKTFFNFRNSLYMLLKNVPAPNVYSILFIRMILDGVAGIKFIAEGKFSHLYAILQAHTAFYGNFKKIQSKRKRVPKNMKYFQLKSIIWSYFCLSKKQFSKLK, encoded by the coding sequence ATGAGTACGGCAGTAGTAATTTTAAACTGGAATGGCCGCAATTTACTGGAGCAGTTTTTACCTTCGGTAATTCGTTTTTCTGAAGGAGCCAATATTTACGTAGCCGATAATGCTTCTACCGATGATTCGGTAGTATTTGTACAGGAAAATTTTCCGCAGGTAAAAATTATTCAGAATAAAGAGAACGGCGGATTCGCCAAAGGGTACAACGATGCGCTTTCCGGTTTAACCGAAGATATTTTTGTTTTGTTAAACAGCGACGTAGAAGTTTCCAAAAACTGGTTAGAACCAATACTGGAAATTTTTAAAAATCAACCTAAAACAGCTGCGGTTCAACCTAAAATTCTCGATTATAAAAGAAAAAACTACTTTGAATATGCCGGGGCTGCAGGCGGATATATAGACAAATATGGCTACCCGTTTTGTCGTGGAAGGATTTTTGAAACTTTAGAGGTAGACCACGGGCAGTATAATAATGATGTTCCTATTTTTTGGGCCAGCGGTGCCTGTATGGTGATAAGGAAAAACGTTTATTGGGAAGCCGGCGCATTAGATGAGGATTTTTTTGCTCACCAGGAAGAAATAGATTTATGCTGGCGCATTCATAATTTAGGCTATCAAATAAAATCTTGTGGCATTTCCACCGTTTACCATGTGGGTGGCGCTACATTAGATAGTATGAATCCAAGAAAGACTTTTTTCAATTTTAGAAATAGCTTGTATATGCTTTTAAAAAATGTGCCCGCACCAAATGTTTATAGTATTTTATTTATTAGAATGATCCTTGACGGAGTTGCGGGAATTAAATTTATTGCAGAAGGTAAATTCTCACATTTATATGCTATTCTTCAAGCACATACCGCATTTTATGGTAACTTCAAAAAAATTCAATCAAAGCGAAAAAGAGTTCCAAAAAACATGAAGTATTTTCAGTTAAAATCTATTATTTGGTCTTATTTTTGCTTAAGCAAAAAACAATTTTCTAAATTAAAATAA
- a CDS encoding alpha/beta fold hydrolase, whose translation MNYIETKNEEHGNKIKLFYEDYGEGQPVILIHGWPLSHKMWEYQVEKIVDAGFRCISYDRRGFGDSDKPWEGYDYDTLASDLNDVITALGLSDTIIVGFSMGGGEVARFIGKYGTANVSKAALISAVPPFMLKTDNNPDGLEKEVFEGFKKEIRKDRAGFLAGFGDKFYNYDKNKDRVSKDQKHYDWSIACRASSKATLDCVDSFGLTDFREDLKQFDVPTLIVHGDDDEIVPIDIAGKKSKDLVKDNTFEVIKGAPHGLIMTHKKEFKEILLRFLKK comes from the coding sequence ATGAATTATATTGAAACTAAGAACGAAGAGCACGGAAATAAGATAAAACTATTTTATGAAGATTATGGCGAAGGGCAACCGGTTATATTAATTCACGGCTGGCCTTTAAGTCATAAAATGTGGGAATATCAGGTAGAGAAAATCGTAGATGCCGGGTTTAGATGCATAAGTTACGATCGCCGCGGATTTGGTGATAGTGATAAACCCTGGGAAGGCTACGATTATGATACTTTAGCCTCTGATTTAAACGATGTTATTACCGCACTGGGACTTTCAGATACAATTATTGTAGGTTTCTCTATGGGTGGAGGAGAAGTTGCCCGTTTTATAGGAAAATATGGAACCGCCAATGTATCTAAAGCAGCATTAATCTCTGCAGTACCTCCTTTTATGTTGAAAACCGATAATAATCCTGATGGACTTGAAAAAGAAGTTTTTGAAGGATTTAAAAAGGAGATTAGAAAAGACCGCGCAGGTTTCTTAGCTGGATTTGGCGATAAGTTTTACAATTACGATAAAAATAAAGATCGTGTTAGTAAAGATCAAAAACATTACGATTGGAGTATTGCCTGTAGAGCTTCCTCAAAAGCAACATTGGATTGTGTAGATTCTTTTGGATTGACAGATTTTAGAGAAGATCTAAAGCAGTTTGATGTACCAACGCTTATAGTCCACGGAGATGATGATGAAATTGTGCCGATAGATATTGCCGGTAAGAAAAGTAAAGACCTGGTTAAGGATAATACTTTTGAAGTAATTAAAGGCGCACCACATGGATTGATAATGACGCACAAAAAAGAGTTTAAGGAGATCTTATTGCGCTTTTTAAAGAAATAG
- the holA gene encoding DNA polymerase III subunit delta: protein MEEAKEIVNNIQKGSVSPLYFLMGEEPYYIDRISDFIAQNLLAEEEKGFNQIIMYGRDTSIDEIVSNAKRYPMMAERQVIIVKEAQDLSRSIEKLVDYAENPQPTTTLVFCYKYKSLDKRKKLSKVLKKSGILFESKRLYENQVADWIMKTLKARNYTISPKAAQMLVEFLGIDLGKIDNELNKLQLITPEGTQITPELIEQNIGISKDFNNFELRKAIGMRDSLKAHRIVNYFAQNPKDNPMVVTISLLFSYFSQIMQYHGLPDKSKANVAKQLKVHPYFVGDYVVAAKNYPMKKVSQVIGLLHESDVKGKGVGAVNISHGDLLKELMVKILN from the coding sequence ATGGAAGAAGCAAAAGAGATTGTAAATAATATTCAAAAAGGTAGTGTATCGCCGCTTTACTTTTTAATGGGCGAAGAACCTTATTATATAGACAGGATCTCAGATTTTATTGCGCAAAATTTACTGGCGGAAGAAGAAAAAGGTTTTAACCAGATCATTATGTATGGTCGCGACACCAGTATAGACGAAATTGTGAGCAATGCCAAGCGCTACCCTATGATGGCCGAAAGACAGGTGATTATTGTTAAAGAAGCACAGGATCTATCCAGAAGCATAGAAAAACTGGTAGATTATGCCGAAAATCCGCAGCCTACCACCACTTTGGTTTTTTGTTACAAATATAAAAGCCTTGATAAACGTAAGAAACTTTCTAAAGTTCTGAAGAAAAGCGGGATTTTGTTTGAAAGCAAGCGCCTATATGAAAACCAGGTGGCCGACTGGATCATGAAAACACTGAAGGCAAGGAACTATACTATCTCTCCTAAAGCAGCACAAATGCTTGTAGAATTTTTAGGAATTGATCTTGGAAAAATTGATAACGAATTAAATAAACTTCAGCTTATCACTCCAGAGGGTACTCAAATTACTCCAGAGCTTATTGAACAAAATATAGGAATAAGTAAAGACTTCAATAATTTTGAATTGCGAAAAGCCATAGGAATGCGGGATTCTTTAAAGGCACACCGCATTGTGAATTATTTTGCCCAGAACCCAAAGGATAATCCAATGGTAGTTACCATTTCGCTATTGTTTTCTTATTTCTCACAAATTATGCAATATCACGGGCTGCCAGATAAATCTAAGGCTAACGTTGCCAAACAGCTTAAAGTGCATCCCTATTTTGTGGGCGATTATGTAGTAGCAGCTAAAAATTATCCGATGAAAAAAGTGAGCCAGGTAATTGGTTTGTTGCACGAAAGCGATGTTAAAGGAAAAGGTGTGGGAGCGGTTAATATTTCTCATGGCGATTTGCTCAAGGAATTAATGGTTAAGATCTTAAACTAA
- a CDS encoding CPBP family intramembrane glutamic endopeptidase, whose translation MYIAEAFKYRYDFWRYVIGTLLVFVGVVIGQIPLGIAVFLERGMEIAEMTEGELMQVLDSNFTFFLILLTFAAGLGVLLLVVKLLHNQPVKSITTSRKKVDWGRVWFGFGLVAAFTIIVTLIEYSVNPEDFLVNFQPVPFAILVGIAIIMIPLQTSFEEYLFRGYFMQGLGTLVKNRWVPLIITSVCFGGLHFFNPEVTQMGNLIMIYYIGTGFLLGIMTLMDEGMELALGFHAGNNLTAALLVTADWTAFQTESIFKDISDPTAGIDVLVPVFIIYPLFLFIMAKKYGWSDWKNKLFGRVEKPETIKLSEES comes from the coding sequence ATGTATATAGCTGAAGCTTTTAAATATCGCTATGATTTTTGGCGATATGTTATTGGAACTTTATTGGTTTTCGTTGGAGTTGTTATAGGACAAATTCCTCTAGGTATAGCCGTTTTTTTAGAGCGAGGAATGGAAATAGCGGAAATGACTGAAGGAGAACTTATGCAGGTTTTAGATTCTAATTTTACATTTTTTCTAATCTTGCTCACTTTCGCTGCAGGTCTTGGTGTTCTTTTACTAGTTGTAAAATTATTGCATAATCAACCCGTAAAATCAATTACCACCAGCCGAAAAAAGGTTGACTGGGGGCGTGTGTGGTTTGGTTTTGGTCTTGTAGCTGCTTTTACCATTATTGTTACATTAATAGAGTATTCGGTGAATCCTGAAGATTTCCTGGTAAACTTTCAGCCGGTTCCCTTTGCTATTTTGGTAGGAATCGCCATTATAATGATTCCGCTGCAAACCAGTTTTGAAGAATATTTATTCCGCGGATATTTTATGCAGGGGCTTGGCACACTTGTTAAAAATCGTTGGGTGCCTTTAATAATTACTTCAGTATGTTTTGGGGGATTACATTTCTTTAACCCCGAAGTAACCCAAATGGGGAACTTGATCATGATCTATTATATTGGTACCGGGTTTTTGCTGGGAATAATGACATTAATGGATGAAGGTATGGAACTGGCTTTAGGCTTTCATGCCGGTAACAACCTTACTGCAGCTCTGCTCGTTACTGCCGATTGGACTGCCTTCCAAACCGAATCTATTTTTAAGGATATTTCAGATCCAACCGCGGGGATTGATGTTTTGGTGCCGGTATTTATAATTTATCCGCTTTTTCTTTTTATTATGGCTAAAAAATATGGTTGGAGCGATTGGAAAAATAAACTCTTCGGAAGAGTAGAAAAGCCTGAAACCATAAAACTTTCAGAAGAAAGTTAA
- a CDS encoding M24 family metallopeptidase, with protein sequence MRKLIEFRGGICNSILLIFLLAFCFPVSAQILPERERAQLIEEIQQDRFDNLLSKLMDRTEIDMWLVIAREYNEDPVLKTMLPPTWLNARRRTILVFYRNKEQDSLERLAVARYDVGKNISSAWNPEKQPEQWKALVQIIKDRNPEKIGLNYSEIDGIADGLVKTDYDEFMEALPQEFHSKIVSAEDLAIGWIETRSEKEMEIYPELVQITKTIIREAFSNKVIVPGETSTEDVVWWMRQKVTDLGLETWFHPTVAIQRDEDALQDHVSAFSSAKERKVIMPGDLIHCDFGISYLGLNTDCQQMAYVLKAGESEAPKFLSEAFDKGNQLQDILTGNFETGKTGNKILLESLEQAKRKGLKPMIYTHPLGLYGHSSGTTIGMWDSQEGVPGSGDYPLQENTVYAIELKTSVFLPEWDQEVRIMLEESGFWGAEDFRYVNGRQEELLLISHK encoded by the coding sequence ATGAGAAAATTAATAGAATTTAGGGGCGGGATATGCAATTCTATCCTACTAATATTTTTACTAGCTTTTTGTTTTCCAGTTTCAGCACAAATATTACCAGAACGCGAACGCGCACAACTTATAGAAGAAATACAACAGGATAGGTTTGATAATCTTCTTTCCAAACTAATGGATCGCACCGAAATTGATATGTGGCTGGTAATCGCGCGAGAATATAATGAAGATCCCGTTTTAAAAACTATGCTGCCGCCTACCTGGTTAAATGCCCGCCGGCGAACAATTCTTGTCTTTTACAGAAATAAAGAACAGGATAGTTTAGAACGTTTGGCAGTAGCGCGATATGATGTTGGAAAAAATATAAGCTCTGCCTGGAATCCTGAAAAGCAACCCGAACAATGGAAAGCTTTGGTGCAGATAATAAAAGACCGAAACCCAGAGAAAATTGGACTGAATTATTCTGAAATAGATGGTATTGCCGATGGCCTGGTAAAAACCGATTATGATGAATTTATGGAAGCTCTTCCTCAGGAATTTCATTCAAAAATCGTTTCGGCAGAAGATCTTGCAATAGGCTGGATAGAAACCCGAAGTGAAAAAGAAATGGAAATCTACCCAGAATTGGTGCAGATTACTAAAACTATTATTCGGGAAGCATTTAGTAATAAGGTGATTGTGCCCGGAGAAACTAGTACTGAAGATGTAGTTTGGTGGATGCGTCAAAAAGTAACTGATCTTGGCCTTGAAACCTGGTTTCATCCAACGGTTGCAATTCAGCGAGATGAAGATGCCCTGCAAGATCACGTGAGTGCCTTTTCTTCAGCTAAAGAAAGAAAAGTGATTATGCCTGGAGATCTTATTCATTGCGATTTTGGTATTTCTTATTTGGGACTAAATACCGATTGCCAGCAAATGGCTTATGTTTTGAAAGCGGGAGAAAGTGAAGCTCCAAAATTTCTTTCGGAAGCATTTGATAAAGGCAACCAGTTACAGGATATTTTAACCGGAAATTTCGAAACCGGAAAAACCGGAAATAAAATTCTTTTAGAAAGTTTAGAGCAAGCTAAAAGAAAAGGTTTAAAACCTATGATCTATACGCATCCTCTAGGTCTTTATGGCCATTCTTCAGGTACTACCATTGGTATGTGGGATTCGCAGGAAGGCGTGCCGGGAAGTGGGGATTATCCCTTACAGGAAAATACTGTATATGCTATTGAACTTAAAACCAGTGTCTTTTTGCCTGAATGGGACCAGGAGGTTAGAATCATGTTGGAAGAGTCCGGTTTTTGGGGAGCCGAGGATTTTCGCTATGTAAATGGCAGGCAGGAAGAACTTTTGCTGATTTCACATAAATAA
- a CDS encoding metal-dependent hydrolase gives MKITFYGQSCLGIKIGDINVLVDPFITGNDLAKDKIDIKDLKADYILLTHAHQDHTLDAEEIAKNTGAVIVSNFEIANHYEEKGIEVHPMNHGGNWEFEFGKVKYVNAIHTSSFPDGKYGGQPGGFVIEGEHKNIYIAGDTALTMDMKLIPHHTTLDLAILPIGDNFTMGVEDAIIASDFVECDKVLGCHYDTFGYIEIDHEEAKRKFFDEGKDLMLLEIGESLEL, from the coding sequence ATGAAAATCACTTTTTACGGACAGAGTTGTTTGGGAATTAAAATAGGAGATATCAACGTTTTGGTTGATCCATTTATAACCGGAAATGATCTTGCTAAAGACAAAATCGATATCAAAGATTTAAAGGCCGATTATATTTTGCTAACCCACGCACACCAGGACCATACTTTAGATGCTGAAGAAATTGCGAAAAATACCGGAGCGGTAATCGTAAGTAATTTTGAGATCGCTAATCATTATGAAGAAAAAGGCATAGAAGTACATCCTATGAATCACGGTGGAAACTGGGAATTCGAATTCGGGAAAGTGAAATACGTAAATGCCATACATACCAGTTCTTTTCCAGATGGTAAATACGGTGGGCAACCCGGTGGTTTTGTGATAGAAGGCGAGCATAAGAATATCTATATTGCCGGCGATACCGCCCTTACTATGGATATGAAATTAATTCCGCATCACACTACTTTAGATTTGGCAATTCTTCCCATTGGAGACAATTTTACCATGGGTGTAGAAGATGCAATAATTGCCAGTGATTTTGTGGAATGCGATAAAGTTTTAGGTTGCCATTATGATACCTTTGGTTACATTGAAATAGATCACGAAGAAGCTAAAAGGAAGTTTTTTGATGAAGGGAAAGACCTTATGCTTCTTGAAATTGGAGAAAGTCTGGAACTTTAG
- a CDS encoding OmpA/MotB family protein produces MKRIMLLSATAVLLFSSCVSNKKYAELEEQQKQTQDELNTATIKLNACLEDKQNLNQQISRLNNTNAALLNNVGDLATLSKKEAENLERSLESIKEKDLAIQSMRDAISKKDSVTLALVTSLKGALGNMADEDIEINVEKGVVYVSISDKLLFDSGRYNVTDRAKEVLGKVATVVKNKPDIEFMVEGHTDDKAIKTSMFEDNWDLSVKRATSVVRILQDEFGVEPARMTAAGRSYYVPVATNETAEGRAKNRRTRIVVLPKLDQFYGMIEEGMKSAK; encoded by the coding sequence ATGAAACGAATTATGCTTTTATCGGCTACCGCCGTTCTTTTGTTTTCCTCTTGCGTATCTAATAAAAAATATGCTGAGCTTGAAGAACAACAAAAACAAACCCAGGATGAGTTAAACACTGCAACCATTAAACTAAATGCGTGTTTAGAGGATAAACAAAACCTGAATCAGCAAATTTCAAGACTTAACAATACCAACGCGGCATTGCTAAACAACGTAGGTGACCTTGCTACTCTTTCTAAGAAAGAAGCTGAAAACCTTGAGCGTTCTCTTGAAAGCATCAAAGAAAAGGATTTGGCTATTCAATCTATGCGTGATGCAATTAGCAAAAAAGACTCTGTAACTTTAGCGCTTGTAACTAGCTTAAAAGGTGCTTTGGGTAATATGGCTGATGAAGACATCGAAATTAATGTTGAAAAAGGTGTAGTTTACGTTTCTATTTCAGATAAACTTTTATTTGACAGTGGAAGATACAATGTAACCGATCGTGCTAAAGAAGTACTTGGTAAAGTTGCTACTGTAGTTAAAAACAAGCCGGACATCGAATTTATGGTAGAAGGACATACTGATGATAAAGCTATCAAAACTTCAATGTTTGAAGATAACTGGGATCTTAGTGTGAAAAGAGCTACTTCTGTAGTTAGAATTCTTCAGGATGAGTTTGGTGTAGAGCCAGCTAGAATGACTGCCGCTGGTAGAAGTTACTATGTGCCTGTTGCAACTAACGAAACTGCTGAAGGTCGTGCTAAAAACAGAAGAACAAGAATTGTAGTTCTTCCTAAGCTTGACCAATTCTACGGAATGATCGAAGAAGGAATGAAATCTGCTAAATAA
- a CDS encoding AMP-binding protein has product MADKYKVRETHPDFRLNKRHFTNAELHLVAYSFIKEGEAFEEKVGSFLLEWIKPSKYVEVKTSGSTGTPKVIRIKKEHMINSAIATSRFFDLPEKTTALLCLPATYIAGKMMLVRAMVLGWQLDMVPPSSNPLDQVFKRYDFCAMTPFQLDNSVGRLHLIKKLIVGGGAVSPRLQKMVKEVSTKVYETYGMTETVTHIAAKRLNPSKNKKKSRVFKVLPNINISQDERGCLVIKAPKLSDEIITTNDVVEILTYKKFQWKGRLDNVINSGGIKLHPEQIENKLSKIIDQRLFVIGMPDDALGEKLVLFVENEFSEDFLQKLEKEINQLKSLEKYERPKKIYFIEKFEETHTGKIHRENTFTSKVN; this is encoded by the coding sequence ATGGCAGATAAGTATAAAGTAAGGGAAACCCACCCTGATTTCAGACTGAACAAGCGGCATTTTACTAATGCAGAGTTACATCTTGTGGCCTATAGTTTTATAAAAGAAGGTGAAGCTTTTGAAGAAAAAGTAGGAAGTTTCTTATTGGAGTGGATCAAGCCTTCTAAGTATGTTGAGGTAAAAACCTCTGGTTCTACAGGTACACCAAAAGTTATTAGGATCAAAAAGGAGCATATGATCAATTCGGCCATTGCTACTTCTCGTTTCTTTGATTTACCAGAAAAAACGACTGCTTTGCTATGCTTGCCGGCAACCTATATTGCCGGAAAAATGATGCTGGTTCGCGCTATGGTTTTAGGTTGGCAATTAGATATGGTGCCACCATCTTCCAATCCTTTAGACCAGGTCTTCAAACGTTACGATTTTTGTGCAATGACGCCGTTCCAACTGGATAATTCTGTTGGTCGCCTGCACCTTATAAAAAAACTTATTGTTGGCGGCGGAGCCGTTTCACCACGTCTGCAAAAAATGGTGAAGGAAGTTAGCACCAAAGTTTATGAAACTTATGGAATGACGGAAACCGTTACCCACATCGCGGCCAAAAGGCTAAATCCATCAAAAAACAAGAAAAAATCACGAGTATTTAAGGTACTGCCAAATATTAATATTTCCCAGGACGAAAGAGGCTGTTTAGTGATTAAAGCGCCCAAACTTTCAGATGAAATTATTACCACCAATGATGTGGTTGAAATTCTTACCTATAAAAAATTTCAATGGAAGGGTAGATTAGATAATGTGATCAATTCTGGTGGCATTAAACTGCACCCTGAACAAATAGAAAATAAGCTTTCCAAAATTATAGATCAGCGGTTATTTGTTATAGGTATGCCAGATGATGCCCTGGGTGAAAAATTGGTACTGTTTGTTGAGAATGAATTTTCAGAAGATTTTCTTCAGAAATTGGAAAAGGAGATTAACCAGTTAAAAAGCCTTGAAAAATACGAGCGCCCTAAAAAGATCTATTTCATAGAAAAATTTGAAGAAACCCATACCGGGAAAATTCACAGGGAAAATACTTTTACAAGCAAGGTAAACTAA
- a CDS encoding type I restriction enzyme HsdR N-terminal domain-containing protein produces the protein MLALNFPKYSFRFKNSENKIAVFDELRKKFVVLTPEEWVRQHVVKFLTLDKNYPKNHINVEKQLKLGKLTKRYDAVVFYPDGKIKVVVECKAPHIKITQEVFDQIARYNLSLKADYLMLTNGLQHYFCKLDYKEEKYHFLPEIPDYISSKTSERS, from the coding sequence ATGTTAGCGCTTAATTTTCCAAAATATTCGTTCCGGTTCAAAAATAGTGAAAATAAAATAGCCGTTTTTGATGAACTCCGGAAAAAATTTGTGGTTTTAACTCCCGAAGAATGGGTGAGACAACACGTGGTGAAATTCCTTACTTTAGATAAGAATTATCCTAAAAACCATATTAATGTTGAGAAACAACTGAAACTGGGAAAGCTTACTAAGCGTTATGATGCGGTAGTTTTTTATCCCGACGGAAAAATAAAAGTGGTGGTAGAATGTAAAGCCCCGCATATAAAAATAACCCAGGAAGTTTTTGACCAGATCGCCAGGTATAATTTGAGTCTAAAAGCCGATTATTTAATGCTCACCAACGGATTGCAGCATTATTTTTGCAAACTGGATTACAAAGAAGAAAAGTATCATTTTCTCCCTGAAATCCCCGATTATATTTCTTCTAAAACTTCTGAAAGATCATGA
- a CDS encoding 1,4-dihydroxy-2-naphthoate polyprenyltransferase, translated as MGKINSWISAARLRTLPLSISGIIVGTTIAVSEGVFNIIIFSLALATTLGLQVLSNFANDYGDGVKGTDNEDRVGPQRALQSGLITQKEMLQGIIITAIVTLLFAILLIYVAFGKENLGYALFFFLLGIAAIAAAIKYTVGKSAYGYRGLGDVFVFIFFGLVAVYGSYFLYAHQWNWLVLLPAFSIGFLSMGVLNLNNMRDRASDEKAGKITLVVKLGAKRAKNYHFALILGAILCLVLFTVLNLKSINDFLYLPAFIPLILHLKRVVENENATLLDPELKVLALSTFATAVLFGLGQIW; from the coding sequence ATGGGTAAAATAAATTCATGGATTAGTGCTGCCCGGTTAAGAACTTTACCTTTATCAATCTCGGGTATTATTGTGGGAACCACCATTGCGGTTAGTGAAGGTGTGTTTAATATTATTATTTTTAGTCTCGCACTAGCCACCACTTTAGGCTTACAGGTGCTTTCTAATTTTGCCAACGATTATGGTGATGGTGTTAAGGGAACAGATAACGAAGATAGGGTAGGCCCACAACGAGCTTTACAAAGCGGGCTAATTACCCAGAAGGAAATGCTTCAGGGAATTATAATTACTGCCATTGTCACCTTGCTTTTTGCTATTCTCCTTATTTATGTGGCTTTTGGAAAAGAAAATTTGGGTTATGCGCTATTTTTCTTTCTTCTTGGAATAGCTGCAATTGCTGCTGCTATAAAATATACAGTCGGTAAATCGGCTTACGGGTATCGTGGGCTTGGAGATGTCTTTGTTTTTATCTTCTTTGGATTAGTTGCGGTATACGGTTCTTATTTTTTATACGCACATCAATGGAATTGGCTCGTATTGCTTCCGGCATTTAGTATCGGGTTTTTAAGTATGGGTGTTTTGAATCTCAATAATATGAGAGACCGCGCTTCTGACGAAAAAGCGGGTAAAATTACCTTAGTGGTAAAACTTGGCGCCAAAAGAGCAAAAAACTATCATTTTGCACTCATTCTGGGAGCCATACTTTGTTTGGTTTTATTTACGGTGCTTAACCTGAAAAGTATAAATGATTTTCTTTATCTCCCGGCTTTTATTCCTTTAATCCTGCATCTTAAAAGAGTGGTAGAAAATGAAAATGCTACACTTCTGGATCCTGAATTAAAGGTTTTAGCACTTTCTACCTTTGCCACGGCAGTTCTTTTTGGGCTGGGGCAGATCTGGTAG
- a CDS encoding o-succinylbenzoate synthase: MQADYKKYILNFKRPSGTSRGVLTTKETWFLKITDGDKVGYGECGILRSLSIDDRPDYEEKLQWVCNNINLGETMLWEELKEFPSIQIGVEMAFRSLKAKNPFEIFPSEFTDGKAAIPINGLIWMGEKSFMKSQIQEKIEAGFDCIKMKIGAIDFETELELLKYIRTEFSSEEIELRVDANGAFKPTEALEKLKRLSEYQLHSIEQPIKQGQWEQMRGLCERTPLPIALDEELIGVFDVTKKKELLQTIKSQYIILKPSLIGGFKGTQEWIELAEEQHIGWWITSALESNVGLSAISQFTYTKYSKMPQGLGTGSLYTNNIESPLEVAKGNIQYNPAKSWEFNF, from the coding sequence ATGCAGGCAGATTATAAAAAGTATATCCTAAATTTTAAACGCCCCAGCGGAACTTCGCGGGGCGTTCTTACTACTAAAGAGACCTGGTTTCTAAAAATTACCGATGGTGATAAGGTTGGTTATGGCGAATGCGGAATTCTTAGAAGTCTAAGTATAGACGACAGGCCAGATTATGAAGAAAAATTGCAGTGGGTTTGCAACAATATCAATCTGGGCGAAACCATGCTTTGGGAAGAATTAAAAGAATTTCCGAGCATTCAAATTGGAGTAGAAATGGCTTTTAGATCTTTAAAAGCTAAAAATCCTTTCGAAATATTTCCTTCTGAATTCACTGATGGAAAGGCTGCAATACCAATTAATGGCTTGATATGGATGGGAGAAAAGTCTTTTATGAAATCTCAAATTCAGGAGAAAATTGAAGCCGGTTTCGATTGTATTAAGATGAAGATTGGAGCCATAGATTTTGAGACCGAATTAGAGCTTTTAAAATATATTAGAACCGAATTTTCTTCCGAAGAAATAGAATTACGCGTAGATGCAAATGGAGCTTTTAAACCTACTGAAGCTTTAGAAAAATTGAAGCGCTTAAGTGAATATCAGTTACACAGTATAGAGCAACCTATAAAACAGGGCCAATGGGAACAAATGAGAGGTTTGTGTGAAAGAACACCGCTTCCTATTGCTCTGGATGAAGAACTTATAGGAGTTTTTGATGTAACTAAGAAGAAAGAATTACTACAAACAATAAAGTCACAGTATATTATTCTAAAGCCCAGTTTAATTGGCGGTTTTAAAGGTACACAAGAGTGGATTGAGCTTGCGGAAGAACAACATATTGGTTGGTGGATTACCAGTGCGTTGGAAAGCAACGTAGGGCTCAGCGCAATTTCGCAATTTACTTATACTAAATACAGTAAAATGCCGCAGGGACTGGGTACCGGAAGTTTGTATACTAACAATATAGAGAGTCCGTTAGAAGTGGCGAAAGGAAATATTCAATATAATCCGGCTAAAAGCTGGGAATTTAATTTTTAG